In a genomic window of Arthrobacter woluwensis:
- a CDS encoding cytochrome c oxidase assembly protein — translation MPPLSALATSWTADIPALLLAAVVVALYVRGVRKASRWPVRRTLGFLLGILLFLYLSCGFPGVYGASLRWVFTVKVAGYVFVVPLLLAAGRPLALARETLGLNGRRRVDAFMASRPVRVLSHPVVSPLLSLAVFASFLTPILYLLRTDPLAGALTVLLAPALGLLLVLPAVEGEERPASSAVMVVGFIYVFIELLADAVPGILLRLSGTVLDGFAGPVPGALGWFPGALRDQQLAGDLLWFVAEVVDLPLIILMMMRFQRSDKADAQAIDDLSDDELAELNRRHLNRS, via the coding sequence ATGCCACCCTTGAGCGCTCTCGCCACCAGCTGGACCGCCGACATCCCCGCATTGCTGCTCGCCGCCGTCGTCGTGGCGCTGTATGTCCGGGGCGTCCGGAAGGCCTCTCGCTGGCCCGTCAGGCGGACCCTGGGCTTCCTGCTGGGCATCCTGCTCTTCCTTTACCTGTCCTGCGGCTTCCCGGGCGTCTACGGCGCCTCCTTGCGGTGGGTCTTCACCGTCAAGGTGGCGGGGTACGTCTTCGTCGTGCCGCTGCTGCTCGCCGCGGGCCGCCCCCTCGCGCTCGCGCGGGAGACTCTCGGCCTGAACGGACGACGCCGCGTGGACGCCTTCATGGCCAGCCGGCCAGTCCGCGTCCTCTCCCACCCGGTGGTCTCGCCGCTGCTGAGCCTGGCGGTCTTCGCGTCCTTCCTGACGCCCATCCTGTACCTGCTCCGGACCGATCCGCTGGCCGGGGCGCTGACCGTGCTCCTGGCCCCCGCCCTCGGCCTGCTCCTGGTCCTGCCCGCGGTCGAAGGGGAGGAACGCCCCGCGAGCAGCGCCGTGATGGTGGTGGGGTTCATCTACGTCTTCATCGAACTGCTGGCCGACGCCGTGCCGGGGATCCTCCTCCGGCTGTCGGGCACCGTGCTGGACGGGTTCGCCGGACCCGTGCCCGGCGCGCTGGGCTGGTTCCCGGGGGCTTTGCGGGATCAGCAGCTCGCCGGAGACCTTCTGTGGTTCGTGGCCGAAGTGGTGGACCTGCCGTTGATCATCCTCATGATGATGCGGTTCCAGCGCAGCGACAAGGCCGACGCGCAAGCCATCGACGACCTCAGTGACGACGAGCTGGCGGAGCTGAACCGGCGCCACCTGAACCGTTCCTGA
- a CDS encoding acetyl/propionyl/methylcrotonyl-CoA carboxylase subunit alpha, producing MTQLSKVLIANRGEIAVRVIRAARDEGIQSVAVYADPDRDALHVKLADEAYALGGNTAAESYLVIDKLLDVARQSGADAVHPGYGFLAENAEFAQRVIDAGLTWIGPSPEAIDALGDKAKAKHIALAAGAPLAPGLKDPVKDADEIIAFAQEFGLPVAIKAVFGGGGRGLKVARTLEEIPELYESAVREAVTAFGRGECLVEKFLDSPRHVETQCLADAHGNVVVVSTRDCSLQRRNQKLVEEAPAPFLTEEQNRSLYESSKAILKEAGYLGAGTCEFLVGQDGTISFLEVNTRLQVEHCVSEEVSGLDLVREQFRLARGEELGYDDPEIRGHSFEFRINGEDAGRNFMPAPGTVETISFPSGPGVRVDSGIQAGEVISGNFDSMLAKLIVTGSSRKQALERSRRALAELEITGMPTVTPFHRAVVSDPAFAPEEGPFQVHTRWIETAFDNTIPPFAGVPGAADDAEPRQNVVVEVGGKRLEVSLPASFASVAAGPAKAAKARKPKKAGRGGAAGAAASGDDLTSPMQGTIVKVAVADGDVVAEGDLIVVLEAMKMEQPLTAHKAGTVTGLTAQPGETVTAGAVLATIAD from the coding sequence ATGACCCAGTTGAGCAAGGTGCTGATCGCCAATCGCGGCGAGATCGCAGTGCGCGTCATCCGAGCCGCCCGTGACGAAGGCATCCAGTCCGTGGCGGTCTACGCCGACCCGGATCGCGACGCCCTGCACGTCAAGCTCGCGGACGAGGCGTACGCCCTGGGTGGCAACACCGCCGCCGAGTCGTACCTGGTCATCGACAAGCTCCTCGACGTGGCCCGCCAGTCCGGCGCCGACGCGGTGCACCCCGGCTACGGCTTCCTCGCCGAGAACGCCGAATTCGCCCAGCGCGTGATCGACGCGGGCCTGACCTGGATCGGTCCCTCCCCCGAGGCCATCGACGCCCTGGGTGACAAGGCGAAGGCCAAGCACATCGCCCTCGCCGCCGGAGCACCGCTCGCCCCGGGCCTCAAGGACCCGGTCAAGGACGCCGACGAGATCATCGCCTTCGCGCAGGAATTCGGGCTCCCCGTGGCCATCAAGGCCGTCTTCGGCGGTGGCGGACGCGGCCTGAAGGTCGCCCGCACGCTCGAGGAGATCCCGGAGCTCTACGAATCCGCCGTGCGCGAGGCCGTGACGGCGTTCGGCCGCGGCGAGTGCCTCGTCGAGAAGTTCCTCGACTCCCCCCGCCACGTGGAGACCCAGTGCCTCGCGGACGCCCACGGCAACGTCGTCGTGGTGTCCACCCGCGACTGCTCGCTCCAGCGCCGCAACCAGAAACTGGTCGAAGAGGCTCCGGCGCCGTTCCTCACCGAGGAGCAGAACCGCAGCCTCTACGAGTCCTCCAAGGCCATCCTCAAGGAGGCCGGCTACCTCGGCGCCGGCACCTGCGAGTTCCTGGTCGGCCAGGACGGCACCATCAGCTTCCTCGAGGTCAACACCCGCCTCCAGGTGGAGCACTGCGTCTCCGAAGAGGTCTCCGGCCTCGACTTGGTCCGCGAGCAGTTCCGTCTGGCCCGCGGTGAGGAACTGGGCTACGACGATCCCGAGATCCGCGGGCACTCCTTCGAGTTCCGCATCAACGGCGAGGACGCCGGACGCAACTTCATGCCGGCGCCCGGCACCGTGGAGACCATCAGCTTCCCCAGCGGACCCGGCGTGCGCGTCGACTCCGGCATCCAGGCCGGCGAAGTCATCAGCGGCAACTTCGACTCCATGCTGGCCAAGCTGATCGTGACCGGGTCCAGCCGCAAGCAGGCGCTCGAGCGCTCGCGCCGCGCCCTGGCCGAGCTCGAGATCACCGGTATGCCGACCGTGACGCCGTTCCACCGGGCCGTGGTCTCCGACCCGGCCTTCGCCCCGGAGGAAGGCCCGTTCCAGGTGCACACGCGCTGGATCGAGACGGCCTTCGACAACACCATTCCTCCGTTCGCGGGCGTCCCCGGCGCCGCGGACGACGCCGAACCGCGCCAGAACGTCGTGGTGGAGGTCGGTGGCAAGCGCCTCGAGGTCAGCCTCCCCGCGTCGTTCGCCTCGGTGGCGGCCGGTCCGGCGAAGGCCGCGAAGGCCCGCAAGCCGAAGAAGGCCGGCCGGGGCGGGGCTGCCGGCGCCGCCGCGAGCGGCGACGACCTGACCTCCCCCATGCAGGGCACCATCGTGAAGGTGGCCGTGGCCGACGGTGACGTGGTGGCCGAGGGTGATCTGATCGTGGTCCTGGAAGCCATGAAGATGGAGCAGCCGCTGACGGCGCACAAGGCCGGCACCGTGACCGGACTGACCGCTCAGCCGGGCGAGACCGTCACCGCGGGTGCCGTGCTCGCCACGATCGCGGACTGA
- a CDS encoding Maf family protein, which translates to MSGSPRLILASQSPARAKLLTEAGLRFDVIVSAVDEDAVAAAAGDPTPAETALLLARAKAEAVAALPEARDAYVLGCDSVFEFDGEAHGKPYEPEVAIERISRMSGREGVLHTGHWLIAPATAESPAPGAAHDDAGHAPSSTAAAGADAPQSGLGRLSSATVRFAEIDPAEIRAYVATGEPLHCAGSFTIDGIGGAFIESVTGDPHAVVGLSVSTLRALLSEQGTGITEFWV; encoded by the coding sequence GTGAGCGGCTCGCCCCGCCTCATCCTCGCGTCGCAGTCACCGGCCCGGGCCAAGCTCCTCACCGAGGCCGGTCTGCGGTTTGACGTGATCGTCTCCGCCGTGGATGAGGACGCCGTCGCCGCGGCGGCCGGCGATCCCACTCCGGCGGAGACCGCCCTGCTGCTGGCCCGCGCCAAGGCGGAGGCCGTCGCGGCGCTCCCCGAGGCGCGGGACGCCTATGTGCTGGGCTGCGATTCCGTCTTCGAGTTCGACGGCGAGGCCCACGGCAAGCCCTACGAACCCGAGGTCGCCATCGAGCGCATCTCCCGGATGAGCGGCCGCGAAGGCGTGCTGCACACCGGGCACTGGCTGATCGCCCCGGCCACGGCGGAGTCCCCGGCACCCGGGGCCGCGCACGACGACGCCGGCCACGCGCCGTCGTCGACCGCTGCGGCAGGCGCGGACGCGCCTCAGTCCGGGCTGGGCAGGCTGTCCAGCGCCACGGTGCGGTTCGCCGAGATCGATCCCGCGGAGATCCGGGCCTACGTGGCCACCGGCGAGCCCCTGCACTGCGCCGGCTCCTTCACGATCGACGGCATCGGCGGGGCGTTCATCGAATCGGTCACGGGCGACCCGCACGCGGTGGTGGGCCTTTCGGTCTCCACGCTTCGGGCGCTGCTGTCCGAGCAGGGCACGGGCATCACGGAGTTCTGGGTCTAA
- a CDS encoding YbjQ family protein, translating to MLIVTTNEVPGHRIDAVFGEVMGLTVRSRDIGSQMLAGFRSLGGGELPEMTKALYESRQEVMGRMVNEAQQRGANAIVAMRFDTSEMGGNWTEVCAYGTAVYIIPLKEGEEGATGQSVYLTQQGQQPNDQPGNTQL from the coding sequence ATGCTGATCGTCACCACGAATGAAGTCCCCGGGCACCGCATCGACGCCGTCTTCGGCGAAGTGATGGGCCTGACCGTCCGCTCCCGCGACATCGGGTCCCAGATGCTCGCCGGCTTCCGTTCCCTCGGCGGCGGCGAGCTGCCTGAGATGACCAAGGCCCTCTACGAAAGCCGCCAGGAGGTCATGGGCCGTATGGTCAACGAGGCCCAGCAGCGCGGCGCCAACGCGATCGTGGCCATGCGCTTCGACACCTCCGAGATGGGCGGCAACTGGACCGAGGTCTGCGCCTACGGCACCGCCGTCTACATCATCCCCCTCAAGGAGGGTGAGGAAGGCGCCACCGGTCAGTCGGTCTACCTCACGCAGCAAGGCCAGCAGCCGAACGATCAGCCCGGCAACACCCAGCTGTGA
- a CDS encoding dicarboxylate/amino acid:cation symporter yields MSTETNAPKAPSRLPRWAGNFGVQIIAALVLGVVLGLVARNLGGTKNDPNGLTITLQTIGSSYVALLKTAVVPLIFTAVVSSIANLRAVTNAAKLAWNTLLWFAITALIAVLIGIGLGILFQPGAGTGISEEGAKYSGSAGSWWAFLQGLIPRNILGLEVSTKITDGVASTSVNFNVLQILVLAIAVGVAALKTGKKADKFLDLNASALAVIQKVLWWIIRVAPIGTIGLIGNAVASYGWDTIGALGKFTVAIYVGLALVLFVVYPILVRSHGLSIKQYFSGVWPAVQLAFVSRSSVGTMPLTQRVTERNLGVPSGYASFAVPLGSTTKMDGCAAIYPAIAAIFVAQFFGINLDFGQYLLIVLVSVLGSAATAGTTGAVVMLTLTLSTLGLPLAGVGLLLAIDPILDMGRTAVNVAGQALVPTLVAKRQGILDLDLYNAPRQGVAFSDDVPEDVEEGSEKELVGADR; encoded by the coding sequence GTGAGTACAGAGACCAACGCACCCAAGGCACCGAGCCGCCTGCCCCGCTGGGCCGGCAACTTCGGCGTCCAGATCATCGCCGCACTGGTGCTCGGCGTCGTCCTCGGCCTGGTGGCCAGGAACCTCGGGGGCACGAAGAATGACCCGAACGGCCTGACCATCACCCTCCAGACCATCGGCTCCAGCTACGTCGCGCTGCTGAAGACCGCCGTGGTCCCCCTCATCTTCACGGCCGTCGTGAGCTCGATCGCCAATCTGCGCGCCGTCACCAACGCCGCCAAACTGGCCTGGAACACCCTCCTGTGGTTCGCCATCACGGCCCTGATCGCCGTGCTGATCGGCATCGGTCTGGGCATCCTGTTCCAGCCGGGCGCCGGCACGGGCATCAGTGAAGAAGGCGCCAAGTACTCCGGCAGCGCCGGCAGCTGGTGGGCCTTCCTCCAGGGCCTCATCCCCCGCAACATCCTCGGCCTCGAGGTCAGCACCAAGATCACCGATGGCGTGGCCTCCACGAGCGTGAACTTCAACGTCCTGCAGATCCTGGTCCTCGCGATCGCCGTGGGCGTGGCCGCCCTCAAGACCGGCAAGAAGGCCGACAAGTTCCTGGACCTCAACGCCTCCGCCCTGGCCGTCATCCAGAAGGTCCTCTGGTGGATCATCCGCGTCGCCCCGATCGGCACCATCGGCCTGATCGGCAACGCGGTCGCCAGCTACGGCTGGGACACCATCGGCGCGCTCGGCAAGTTCACCGTGGCGATCTACGTCGGCCTGGCCCTCGTGCTGTTCGTGGTCTACCCGATCCTGGTCCGCAGCCACGGCCTGTCCATCAAGCAGTACTTCTCCGGCGTGTGGCCGGCCGTCCAGCTGGCCTTCGTCTCCCGTTCGTCCGTGGGCACCATGCCGCTGACGCAGCGCGTGACCGAGCGCAACTTGGGCGTCCCCAGCGGCTACGCCTCCTTCGCCGTGCCGCTCGGCTCGACCACCAAGATGGACGGCTGCGCCGCGATCTACCCGGCCATCGCCGCGATCTTCGTGGCCCAGTTCTTCGGCATCAACCTGGACTTCGGCCAGTACCTGCTGATCGTCCTGGTCTCGGTCCTGGGTTCCGCGGCCACCGCCGGCACCACCGGCGCCGTGGTCATGCTGACGCTGACCCTCTCCACGCTGGGTCTGCCGCTGGCCGGCGTCGGCCTCCTGCTGGCCATCGACCCGATCCTGGACATGGGCCGCACCGCGGTCAACGTCGCGGGTCAGGCACTGGTCCCCACTCTGGTGGCCAAGCGCCAGGGCATCCTTGACCTTGACCTCTACAACGCGCCGCGTCAGGGTGTGGCCTTCTCCGACGACGTCCCCGAGGACGTCGAGGAGGGTTCCGAGAAGGAACTGGTGGGCGCGGATCGCTGA
- a CDS encoding DUF885 domain-containing protein has protein sequence MTETTTRAKTAIDRLADSYTARLLELDPALATSLGLPGHESEYPDFSPAGLEAFTRLDQETLAALDELEPVDDVDRVTLDAMRERLGLAVERHASGWTLAELNNIASPAQDIRAIFDLMPTDTEEHWTHIAGRAHNVPAGIEGYIESLRTAQAQDLVSAARQVKIVIDQATGYAAEDGFFAKLAREAATSSGPLPQELQATLDDGVRRAREAYGTLIDFLREELLPAAPEKDAVGRQRYALASRTFLGATIDLEESYAWGVAELDRLIAEQEKVAQQIKPGATVEEAKEILNADASRQLQGTDALRAWMQKLSDEAVAALAGTHFDIPGPMKTLECMIAPTQDGGIYYTGPSDDFSRPGRMWWSVPPGEDEFTTWAETTTVYHEGVPGHHLQVATAVYRKELLNDWRRNICWVSGHGEGWALYAEKLMHELGFLSDPGDLMGMLDMQRMRAARVVFDIGVHLELDMPERWGSGPWTAGKGYEFLRANLPISEGQLQFEFTRYLGWPGQAPSYKIGQRLWEQIREELQEREGESFDVKAFHSKALNVGSVGLDVLRTALLG, from the coding sequence GTGACTGAGACCACCACCCGCGCCAAGACGGCCATCGACCGACTCGCCGACAGCTACACCGCACGTCTCCTGGAACTCGACCCCGCTCTGGCGACGAGTCTGGGACTGCCGGGGCATGAGAGCGAGTACCCCGACTTCTCCCCCGCCGGCCTGGAGGCGTTCACCCGCCTGGACCAGGAGACCCTCGCCGCGCTCGACGAGCTGGAGCCCGTCGACGACGTGGACCGCGTGACCCTGGACGCCATGCGCGAACGCCTGGGCCTCGCGGTCGAACGCCACGCGAGCGGCTGGACCCTGGCGGAGCTGAACAACATCGCCTCCCCCGCACAGGACATCCGCGCCATCTTCGACCTCATGCCCACGGACACCGAGGAGCACTGGACCCACATCGCGGGCCGCGCCCACAACGTCCCGGCCGGCATCGAGGGGTACATCGAGTCCCTGCGCACCGCCCAGGCCCAGGACCTCGTGTCCGCCGCGCGCCAGGTGAAGATCGTGATCGACCAGGCCACCGGCTACGCCGCGGAAGACGGCTTCTTCGCCAAGCTCGCGCGGGAGGCCGCGACGTCGTCGGGTCCCCTGCCGCAGGAGCTCCAGGCCACGCTCGACGACGGCGTGCGCCGCGCGCGGGAGGCCTACGGCACCCTGATCGACTTCCTCCGCGAGGAGCTGCTTCCCGCCGCACCGGAGAAGGACGCCGTGGGCCGCCAGCGCTACGCCCTGGCCAGCCGCACCTTCCTGGGCGCCACGATCGATCTGGAGGAGAGCTACGCGTGGGGCGTGGCCGAACTGGACCGCCTGATCGCCGAGCAGGAGAAGGTGGCGCAGCAGATCAAGCCCGGGGCCACCGTCGAGGAGGCCAAGGAGATCCTCAACGCGGACGCCTCCCGCCAGCTCCAGGGCACGGACGCCCTGCGCGCCTGGATGCAGAAGCTCTCCGACGAGGCGGTCGCCGCCCTCGCCGGAACACACTTCGACATCCCCGGCCCCATGAAGACCCTCGAATGCATGATCGCCCCCACCCAGGACGGCGGCATCTACTACACCGGCCCCAGCGACGACTTCTCGCGCCCCGGCCGCATGTGGTGGTCCGTCCCGCCGGGAGAGGACGAGTTCACGACTTGGGCCGAGACCACCACGGTCTACCACGAGGGCGTCCCGGGACATCATCTGCAGGTCGCCACGGCCGTGTACCGCAAGGAGCTCCTGAACGACTGGCGCCGCAACATCTGCTGGGTGTCCGGCCACGGCGAGGGCTGGGCGCTGTACGCGGAGAAGCTCATGCACGAACTCGGCTTCCTGTCCGACCCGGGCGACCTCATGGGCATGCTCGACATGCAGCGCATGCGGGCCGCCCGCGTGGTCTTCGACATCGGCGTGCACCTCGAACTGGACATGCCGGAGCGCTGGGGCAGCGGTCCCTGGACGGCGGGGAAGGGTTACGAGTTCCTGCGCGCCAACCTGCCCATCAGCGAAGGTCAGCTGCAGTTCGAGTTCACCCGGTACCTGGGGTGGCCCGGACAGGCGCCCAGCTACAAGATCGGCCAGCGCCTCTGGGAGCAGATCCGCGAGGAACTCCAGGAGCGGGAGGGCGAGTCCTTCGACGTGAAGGCGTTCCATTCCAAGGCTCTGAACGTCGGCTCCGTCGGACTGGACGTGCTGCGCACGGCGCTGCTCGGCTGA
- a CDS encoding TOBE domain-containing protein, which produces MSGIRIKDAAAFLGVSDDTVRRWLNSGLLKVERGGGVTEVDALSLAALAREQAAQPADPTKVGRSARNRMVGLVTRVVSDTVMSQVEMQCGPHRIVSLMSTEAVEELGIREGKLAVAVVKATNVIVEVPDEA; this is translated from the coding sequence ATGAGTGGAATCCGGATCAAGGATGCCGCCGCGTTCCTGGGAGTCAGTGATGACACCGTGCGCCGGTGGCTCAACAGCGGCCTCCTGAAGGTGGAGCGCGGCGGGGGAGTGACCGAGGTGGACGCCCTGTCCCTGGCCGCGCTGGCGCGGGAGCAGGCGGCGCAGCCCGCCGATCCGACGAAGGTGGGACGTTCGGCCCGCAACCGGATGGTCGGCCTGGTCACCCGCGTCGTCTCGGACACGGTCATGTCCCAGGTGGAGATGCAGTGCGGACCGCACCGGATCGTGTCCCTCATGAGCACGGAAGCCGTCGAGGAACTCGGCATCCGTGAAGGAAAACTCGCCGTGGCGGTCGTCAAGGCGACGAATGTGATCGTGGAGGTCCCCGATGAAGCATAA
- the modA gene encoding molybdate ABC transporter substrate-binding protein, with protein MKHKARSRPSIGTAAVALVAASLVLTACSGAAGSTASGSAPAQDTGKKTVVVFAAASLKSSFTTLAEKLHDEHPELDLKFNFAGSQDLVAQIKAGAKADVVATADLATMGKLQDAGSLDGAARNFASNTLTIAVPPSNPANISALADLARPGVKTVLCAVQVPCGAASHKVEKAAGLDLKPVSEELAVTDVLGKVSSGEADAGLVYRTDVQGSKGAVKAIDFPQSSAAVNTYAVALVNGGPDSDGGKTFLAALTGDPGRKVLADAGFGKP; from the coding sequence ATGAAGCATAAGGCCCGTTCCCGGCCGTCAATCGGCACGGCCGCCGTCGCTCTCGTGGCGGCGTCCCTCGTCCTGACCGCATGCTCCGGCGCCGCCGGAAGCACGGCCTCCGGAAGTGCTCCCGCGCAGGACACCGGCAAGAAGACGGTCGTGGTCTTCGCCGCGGCCTCTCTCAAGTCCAGCTTCACCACCCTTGCGGAGAAGCTGCACGACGAACACCCTGAGCTGGACCTCAAGTTCAACTTCGCCGGGTCCCAGGACCTCGTGGCGCAGATCAAGGCGGGCGCCAAGGCCGATGTGGTCGCCACCGCCGACCTGGCGACCATGGGCAAGCTGCAGGACGCCGGTTCGCTCGACGGCGCGGCACGGAACTTCGCCAGCAACACCCTCACCATCGCCGTGCCGCCGAGCAATCCCGCGAACATCTCCGCCCTCGCCGACCTGGCCAGGCCCGGGGTCAAGACGGTGCTGTGCGCGGTGCAGGTCCCGTGCGGCGCGGCCAGCCACAAGGTGGAGAAGGCGGCCGGTCTCGACCTCAAACCGGTCAGCGAGGAGCTCGCCGTCACCGATGTGCTCGGCAAGGTCTCCTCCGGCGAGGCCGACGCAGGGCTCGTCTACCGCACCGATGTCCAGGGCTCGAAGGGCGCTGTGAAGGCCATCGACTTCCCGCAGAGCAGCGCCGCCGTCAACACCTACGCGGTGGCGCTCGTCAACGGCGGTCCCGACAGCGACGGCGGCAAGACCTTCCTGGCCGCTCTCACCGGGGATCCGGGACGGAAAGTCCTGGCCGACGCCGGGTTCGGCAAGCCGTGA
- a CDS encoding ABC transporter permease — protein sequence MLLAAVIGLAFILVPPLAMALKVDWAHFLPLVTSQAALDALSLSLRTACLSTALCIVLGVPLAAVLSRARFPGRRVLRSLVLLPLVIPPVVGGLALLYAFGRFGLLGPPLRAVGVELSFSTAAVVLAQAFVSLPYLVLSMEGALSSGDVRYETVAATLGSSPAATWWRVTLPLALPGLLSGAVLAFARCLGEFGATLTFAGNLQGVTRTLPLEIYLARESDPDAAAALALLLVAVAVLVVGLAHGPWVRRKAGVR from the coding sequence ATGCTGCTGGCGGCAGTGATCGGGCTCGCCTTCATCCTGGTGCCGCCCCTGGCCATGGCGCTCAAGGTCGACTGGGCGCACTTCCTCCCGCTGGTCACGAGCCAGGCCGCTCTGGACGCCTTGTCCCTCAGCCTCCGCACCGCCTGCCTGAGCACGGCGCTCTGCATCGTGCTCGGCGTGCCGCTGGCGGCAGTCCTGTCGCGGGCACGGTTCCCGGGCAGGCGGGTGCTGAGGTCGTTGGTGCTCCTGCCGTTGGTGATCCCGCCGGTCGTGGGAGGTCTGGCACTGCTGTACGCCTTCGGCCGCTTCGGTCTCCTGGGGCCGCCCCTTCGCGCCGTCGGAGTGGAGCTGTCCTTCAGCACGGCCGCCGTCGTGCTGGCGCAGGCTTTCGTCTCCCTGCCGTATCTGGTGCTCAGCATGGAGGGTGCGCTGTCCAGTGGCGACGTGCGCTACGAGACCGTGGCCGCGACCCTGGGGTCCAGCCCCGCCGCCACCTGGTGGAGGGTGACGCTGCCCCTGGCCCTGCCGGGTCTGCTCTCCGGCGCGGTCCTGGCGTTCGCGCGGTGCCTGGGGGAGTTCGGCGCCACGCTGACCTTCGCGGGCAATCTGCAAGGAGTGACCCGGACGCTTCCCCTGGAGATCTACCTCGCCCGCGAGAGCGATCCCGACGCGGCCGCCGCGCTCGCCCTCCTGCTCGTGGCGGTGGCGGTGCTCGTGGTCGGCCTGGCCCACGGGCCCTGGGTCCGGCGCAAGGCCGGTGTGCGATGA
- a CDS encoding sulfate/molybdate ABC transporter ATP-binding protein, protein MSAGHPVAAAVEPAFLDAAFLDADVRVPPRGLDLRLGLGEGDTLAIMGPNGAGKSSFAAAVTGTLPASRRQAEGRIVLGGRTLLDSGRGIDVPAHRRSVALMAQAPMLFPHLDALDNVAFGPRSRGASRTQARKEALGWLEQVGGREFAGERPWQISGGQAQTVALARALATRPRLLLLDEPLNALDVTASTRMRGILKELLAGQSAILITHEILDALTLASHTAILHDGRVVASGPTRELFTRPPNVFAAKLAGLNLIRAGADALAFRAADVVVSAREPGLGAEGSGLPSGAQHFPVTAQALEPRGETVLLRAEGAAGETSGHEVSAEADVSLVAVMDASPGSPLWFSVPEAALRRYRPAS, encoded by the coding sequence ATGAGCGCCGGCCACCCCGTCGCGGCCGCCGTGGAGCCCGCTTTCCTGGATGCCGCGTTTCTGGATGCCGACGTCCGCGTGCCCCCACGGGGCCTCGATCTCCGGCTGGGCCTGGGGGAAGGCGACACCCTGGCGATCATGGGTCCCAACGGCGCCGGCAAGTCCTCCTTCGCGGCAGCCGTGACGGGCACCCTTCCGGCATCCCGGCGACAGGCCGAGGGCCGGATCGTCCTGGGCGGACGGACCTTGCTGGACAGCGGCCGGGGCATCGACGTTCCCGCGCACCGGCGATCGGTGGCGCTCATGGCCCAGGCCCCGATGCTCTTTCCGCATCTCGACGCCCTGGACAACGTCGCGTTCGGCCCTCGGAGCCGGGGCGCGTCCAGAACCCAGGCCCGGAAGGAGGCACTCGGCTGGCTGGAGCAGGTCGGGGGACGGGAGTTCGCCGGCGAGAGACCCTGGCAGATCTCCGGAGGGCAGGCGCAGACCGTCGCACTGGCCCGCGCGCTCGCCACCCGGCCCCGGCTGCTCCTCCTGGACGAACCTCTCAACGCTCTCGATGTGACGGCCTCGACCCGGATGCGCGGCATCCTCAAGGAACTGCTGGCCGGTCAGAGCGCCATCCTCATCACCCACGAGATCCTCGACGCCCTCACCCTCGCCAGCCACACGGCGATCCTGCACGACGGGCGCGTGGTGGCCTCCGGGCCGACGCGTGAGCTGTTCACCCGCCCGCCGAACGTCTTCGCCGCGAAGCTGGCCGGGCTCAACCTGATCCGCGCCGGAGCTGACGCGCTCGCGTTCCGGGCCGCCGACGTCGTCGTGTCCGCGCGGGAACCCGGCCTCGGCGCCGAGGGGAGCGGCCTGCCCTCAGGGGCCCAGCACTTCCCGGTCACCGCGCAGGCGCTGGAACCCCGCGGGGAGACCGTGCTGTTGCGCGCCGAGGGAGCGGCCGGAGAGACTTCCGGACATGAGGTGAGTGCTGAGGCGGATGTCAGCCTCGTGGCCGTCATGGATGCCAGCCCGGGCTCGCCGCTCTGGTTCAGCGTGCCTGAAGCGGCGCTGCGGCGGTACCGCCCGGCGTCCTGA
- a CDS encoding acyl-CoA carboxylase subunit epsilon — MATTTADAPQGDAENAQPFLTVTRGNPTPEELAALTAVVSALAAGQQQETASPTRHSERFWHRRAQFNVPLKAGPGSWRRSRG; from the coding sequence ATGGCCACCACCACCGCAGACGCGCCCCAGGGTGACGCGGAGAACGCCCAGCCGTTCCTCACCGTCACCCGGGGCAACCCCACGCCCGAAGAGCTCGCCGCGCTGACCGCCGTCGTGAGCGCTCTCGCTGCGGGTCAGCAGCAGGAGACCGCGAGCCCTACGCGGCACTCCGAGCGCTTCTGGCACCGCCGCGCCCAGTTCAACGTGCCGCTCAAGGCCGGACCGGGCTCCTGGCGGAGGTCCCGGGGCTGA